The DNA sequence GCCGCTGCGTGCTCTGATCAGATCGCGGGCCTCGGTGTTGATCGCGAGGTCGACGTAACGGGCGCGCACCCGGGCCTCCTGATCGGTCAGCCCTTTCCACTTGTCCGGCAACGGCCGCAGGCACTTGCCGATCAACCGCCACCCGGTGACCAGCACCGATACCGTGCCATTGCGGCTGCGGCCCATCGTGCCCGACACCTCGAGCAGATCACCGAGGTCGATCGCGCGGGTGAAGTCAGCCGTACTGCCCGCGTGCAGCGCCGAATTGTCCAGCAGGAGTTGAACTTCGGCAGACCAGTCGCGCAGTTGCGCGAACAGCACGCCGCCGTAGTCGCGCAGCCGCAACACCCGGCCTGCGACCGACACCTCGGTGCCCTGCTGGGCCGACAGCGCCGCGGCGACGGTGTGGCTGGGCGGACTGCCCACCGGATAGGCGTCCACCCCCTCGCCCTGCAGCGCCTTGAGTTTGGCCATCCGAACCCGGACCTGCTCGGGCAGGCGGTGGCTCACGTCCTCGTCCGGCCCACCCGGCAGGCTGACGTCGGGCGCGGAACCGTCGCTGTGCAGCAGTCCGGTCGCGACGAGGGTGCCCGGTGCGGCGATGTGATGGCCGGTGTGGGGTTGCTCGTGACGCTTGGAGAACGGAAGGACCAGAAAGCCTTCCGCGATCACCGAGGCCACCCCGACCCGCGGCACCAATCGGGCGTCCTCGTAGCACGCGTAGCGCGGGACCCACTGCGGCTGGTACTTCATGTTGGACCGGTACAGCGTCTCGAGCTGCCACCAGCGCGAGAAGAACACCAGGATCCAGCGCCACAATCGTGCGACGGGGCCCGCACCGAGTTGGGTTCCCTGCTCGAACGCCGACCGGAACATCGCGAAATTCAGTGACACCCTGCTGATCCCGACGTCCTCGGAGTTCAGGCACAGTTCGCTGACCATCAGTTCGATGCTGCCGTTGGGGGAGCGCGGCGAGCGACGCATCAGATCCAGGGACACCCCGTTGGCGCCCCACGGCACCAGCGACAACATCGCGACCACCTGCCCGTCCTCGCGCACCGCCTCCACCAGCAGACAGTCACCGTCGGCAGGGTCGCCGAGTCGGCCCAGGGCCATGGAGAAGCCCCGCTCGTCCTCGGTGTCGCGCCAGGCGTCGGCCCGCGTGATCACCTCGCCCATCTCGTCGGCGCTCAGTTCGCGGTGGCGGCGCATCCGCACCTCGACCCCGGCCCGGCGGGCCCGGGTCACCGCCTGGCGCACCCCGCGCATCTCCGGTCCGGACAACCGGAATTCATCGGTGTGCAGGATCGCCTCGTCGCCGAGCTGCAACGCGTTGAGCCCCGCGCCGCGGAAGGCCTGCGCCCCGGCCGCGCTCGCACCCATCACACCGGGTGCCCACCCGTACGCCAGGCACAGCTCCAACCAGGCCCCGATCGCCTGCGGCCAGGATTTCGGGTCACCGACCGGATCTCCGCTGGCCAGGCACACGCCGACCTCGACGCGATAGGTGATGGCGGCGCGGCCGTCGGGGGAGAACACCACCGCTTTGTCGCGGCGGGTGGCGAAGTAACCCAGCGAGTCGTTCTTGCCGTAGAGCTCGAGCAGCCCGCGGATCGCCGACTCGTCCTCGCCGGTCAGCGCGTTGTCGGCGCGTTGCGACTGAAACAACACCACCGCGGCCGCCATCAACGCCAGCGCGCCGAACAGGCCGAGCATTGCGTTGACGAGACCGTGGGGCGCGCCGCTGAAGGAGTCGGGATCGGCGCCGGCGAACGCGCTGACGCGGTTCAGGGCGTAGAGGAAGCGGTCCGGTCGCGCCAGCGTGCCTGGGAACAGCTCCAGCAAGGCCCAGCCGATCAGCGTGCCGATGCCCATACCGGCCACGAGGACACCCGCCGCTTTGGCCAGCGCACCCCGACGCGCCCTGGCCCAGAACTGCCCGCGCGCGAGAAGCAGGGACACGATGGCCGCGACGTGGAAGACCAACCCGATTGTCTCGCCGATCTGCGCCAGCCGGGACTCGTCGCCGGAGAGCAGGTCGGCGATGTTCCACCCGGTTGCGGCGACCATGTAGCCCACGAGCGCCCACCAGGCGATGCGCTTGCGCGCGGCCAGCGCCCCGGCCAGCACCGCCAGCACGAACGCCCACGCGAAGCTGGTGTCGGGGAAGTTGAAGATGTAGTCGTTGACGAACTCGCGAGGCACCTTGATGACCGAGCGGACCAGCGGTGAGATGCTGGCCAGCAGGGACAACGTGGCGATGATGCCGACGGTCCAGCCGGCGGCCGTCGGCACCCAGCGGAAGCGCGAGCGGGCAGCGGCCCGGATGGGACTCGTGACGGTCATAGGCCGGGAGGATATGCGCTCACCAGCCCGCCCGGGCAGAGGTCGGGCTTCGGCGAGTGGCTCTACCAGACCGGCCCGGTGTACTTCTCTCCCGGCCCCTTCCCGGGCTCCTCGGGTGCCGCGCTGGCCTCACGGAACGCCAGCTGCAGGGATTTCAACCCGTCGCGCACGGGTCCGGCGTGCGGTCCCAGATATTCGGCGGACGCGGTGACCAGGCCGGCCAGCCCGGTGATCAGGCGGCGAGCCTCGTCGAGGTCGCGATGGGGGCTGTCGTCCGGATCGTCGGCCGAGAGCCCGAGCTTTTCGGCGGCCGCACTCATCAGCATCACTGCCGCCCGGGTGATGACCTCGACGGCGGGGACGTCGGCGAGCTCGCGGACGGACAGCTCGGCTGCCAGGGAGGATGGTTCGGGAACCTCGGTCATGCCTGCTAGACTGGCATGCGCGACCGTCCCGGCAACGTCCGGGACAGCAAAGTGGAGTCCCGCTCCCACCGTTCACCGACGATACGTCGAAGGTGCAACGGTCCGGTCACAGACATCGCAGATGTCTGTCCTGGTCGGTGTCGGGCCCTGCTCTGAGCAGGGCTTTTCTGTTCTGTAGGGACAGGGCGCCGGATGTGTGTGGGCTCCTCGAGGACAGCAGGATCTATCCAGGGAGGCCCCATCAGCACTGAGACCCGCGTCAACGAGCGCATCCGCGTACCTGAAGTCCGCCTGATCGGACCGGGCGGTGAACAGGTAGGCATTGTGCGCATCGAAGATGCTCTCCGCGTTGCCGCGGATGCCGATCTCGATCTCGTCGAAGTAGCTCCCAATGCCAGGCCGCCGGTCTGCAAGATCATGGACTACGGCAAGTACAAGTACGAGACGGCCCAGAAGGCGCGCGAGTCTCGCAAGAACCAGCAGCAGACCGTCGTCAAGGAACAGAAGCTGCGTCCCAAGATCGACGACCACGACTACGAGACCAAGAAGGGTCACGTCGTCCGCTTCCTGGAAGCCGGGTCGAAGGTCAAGGTGACCATCATGTTCCGCGGACGCGAGCAGTCGCGGCCCGAGCTCGGGTTCCGGCTCCTGCAACGCCTGGGCGCCGACGTCGCCGACTACGGCTTCGTCGAGACGTCCGCCAAGCAGGACGGCCGCAACATGACGATGGTGCTGGCCCCGCACCGCGGCGCGAAGACTCGCGCCAAGGCGGCGCACGATGCAGACGCTCCAGCGGCGCAGCGCAAGGCGCAGCCCGCCCAGGAAGCACCCACCGATACCCCACAGAACTGAGGAAACATGCCGAAGGCGAAGACCCACAGCGGCGCGTCGAAGCGGTTCCGCCGCACCGGAACCGGAAAGATCGTGCGCCAGAAGGCCAACCATCGCCACCTGCTCGAGCACAAGCCGTCGACCCGCACCCGCCGGCTCGAAGGCCGCACCGAGGTGTCGGGCAACGACACCAAGCGCATCAAGAAGATGCTCAACGGCTGAGCTCTCCACCCGCTAGACCGGTGGTCCGACCGTCCCGGCCGGACCCCGACCCTGACTGAACGACGATAGGAAACTCCCATGGCACGCGTGAAGCGCGCGGTCAACGCGCAGAAGAAGCGGCGTACCGTACTCAAGGCATCGAAGGGCTACCGGGGCCAGCGCTCGCGGCTGTACCGCAAAGCCAAGGAACAGCAGCTGCATTCGTTGACCTACGCCTACCGGGACCGCCGCGCCCGCAAGGGTGAGTTCCGCAAGTTGTGGATCTCACGCATCAACGCCGCGGCCAGGTCCAACGACATGACCTACAACCGGCTGATGCAGGGCCTCAAGGCCGCCGGCGTGGAGGTCGACCGCAAGAACCTCGCCGAGCTGGCCGTCAGCGATCCGGCTGCCTTCACCGCGCTGGTCGAGGTGGCCAAGGGTGCACTGCCTGCCGACGTGAACGCCCCGTCGGGCGAGGCTGCCTGACCCTCACCGAGCGCTCTGCCCGGGTGGTGGCAGCAGTAAAACTGCACCGCCACACCGGGCGCCGCCGCGCCGCACGTTTCCTCGCCGAGGGGCCCAACCTCGTCGAGGCCGCGCTGCGGCGCGGACTCGTTTCCGAGGTGTTCGTCACCGAGAACGCCGCAGAGCGGTTCGCCGACCTGCTTGCCGGCGCCCAAACCCAGCTCGTCACCGAACGCGCGGCAAAAGCCTTGTCGGACACGGTGACTCCGGTAGGCCTGGTGGCGGTGTGCACGGTCCCTGACGCCGACCTGGAGCAGGTGCTCGCCGACGGGCCCACGTTGGTCGCGGTGCCCGTCGGCGTCTCCGAGCCCGGCAACGCCGGGACCATCATCCGCGTCGCCGACGCCATGGGCGCCGACGCGGTGGTGCTCGCCGGCCCCAGCGTGGATCCGTACAACGGCAAGTGCCTGCGCGCCTCGGCCGGCAGCATCTTCTCCATCCCCGTCATCGCCGAACCCGACACGGACGCGGCGCTCACCGGCCTGCGGGACGCCGGATTACAGGTGTTGGCCACCGTGCTGGACGGTTCGGTCAGCCTCGACGACGTCGACCTGGCCCGACCGACCGCATGGTTGTTCGGGCCGGAGGCCCACGGCCTGCCGCCGGATGTCGTCGAGCTCGCCACAGCCCGGGTGCGAATCCCTATGGCGGGCAACGCCGAAAGCCTCAACATCGGCTCCGCGGCAGCCATCTGCCTGTACCAGAGCGCTCGCGCCTCCCGCCGCCGCTGACCGCTGCGCTGCACGACGATCCCGTGGCGTGACGTGACAATCTGCGCCGGCGTGGATCGGTAACGCGCGCCCGCCGACGAGTTGTCAGGCCGCCTCGGCCCGGCCGCGCGCCGGGCGCACACCGGCCAGCGAGAACGTCGAATGCACCAGCGAGCCCACGCGGTCCAGGAGCGACTTACGGGCCGGCACGTAATGCATCGGCAGACCGCGACGATCCCGAGGCGGGGCCATCAACGCCGGCGCTTCGACCAGCGGCGCGTCCGGCGGCAGCTTGCCCTCCGCGCGGCGGTAGGCGGCCAGCGCACGCGGATGCAACCGGATCTCATCGGGTACGGCCACGAATGCCAACTCCACGAGCTTGCCGAACAGCCGCAGCAGAATCTCGTCGCCAGGTGTCCATCGCATGCCCGCTCGCTCGCGGAGCGCCGGGTCGAAAACCCCTGCGGCGATCCAGCGTTGCGCATCGACCATCGGTTTGAACATCTGGTCCCAGACCGGTGTCGGCATCAGCACGAACCACGGCTTGGGAATCCGGATGGAAAAGATGTCCAGGGTCGCACGGTTGATCTCGAGCTCCTCGTCGCACTTGTGCGCCCAGTAGTCCTGAAAGGCCTCCCAGGATGTCGGCACCGGCCGCATGCTCATGCCGTACATGCGATACCACTGCACATGCTCGTCGAACAGTTGGCGCTTCTCGGCTTCGGTCAATCCGCCGCAGAAGTACTCCGCAGTCTTGAGGATCAGCATGAAGAACGTGGCGTGCGCCCAGTAGAACGTCTCGGGATTCAGCGCGTGGTAGCGCCGCCCGGCGGCGTCGACGCCCTTGATGGTCTTGTGATAGCTGCGAATCTGCGCGCCCGTGGCGGCGGCGCGGTCGCCGTCGTAGACGACTCCCATGATCGGATACACCGACCGCGCCACCCTCTGCAGTGGTTCGCGCAGCAGTACTGAGTGATCCTCGACGCCCGCTCCGAGTTGGGGGTACATGTTCTGGATCGCGCCGATCCACACGCCGAGCATGCCGGTGCGGACGTCGCCGAAGTACCTCCACGTCAGCGAGTCCGGCCCGAGCGGATGGTCGGTGGGGGCGGTCGAAGGGTCTGCCATCGCCGTTGATCGCATCGCCTCACGATAAGCGTGACAACAACCGTTGTCCACGAATTCCACGCGCCGCGCGGCCAGTGTTACACACCCTCCACACCGACGGCATACGCGCGTGACCTGCGAATTTATCCGGTCGTTTCGGCTCGATTAGGCTGAGTGGCGTGGACGACGCCGAGTCGAGTGAGCCGGGAACCGATCACTCGTCAGGCCCGCTCGGCTGGCTGCGGGGAGTCAATCAGCACGACGGTGTCGTTTCTGCCATCCGCCGTGCCCGCCGTGCCCTGCCCGGTGATCCCGAGTTCGGCGACCCGCTGTCGGTGTCCGGTCTGGGCGGACCGCGAGCGGCCGCCCGGGCCGCCGACCGCCTGCTGGAACGCGCAGCCGCATCCCGCGAGCTCAGCCTGGGGGCGCTGCAGGTCTGGCAGGCTCTGACCGAGCGGGTTTCGGGCCGGCCCGCCAACGCCGAGGCGACGTTGGTGTTCACCGATCTGGTCGGCTATTCGGCGTGGTCGCTGAACGCCGGCGATGAGGCGACGCTGCGGTTGCTGCGCCGCATGGCCCAGGTGGTGGAGCCGCCGCTGCTGGAGTCCGGCGGCCACATCGTCAAGCGCATGGGCGACGGCATCATGGCGGTGTTCGCCGATCCGACCACCGCCGTCCGCTCGGCGATCGCCGCCCGCGAAGCGATCAGATCCGTCGACGTCGACGGATTCACCCCACGCATGCGGGTCGGTGTCCACACCGGACGTCCGCAGCGCATCGGCTCGGACTGGCTGGGCGTCGACGTCAATCTGGCCGCGCGGGTGATGGAACGCGCCACTCGCGGCGAGCTCATCGTCTCTGCCGCCACGCTCGACCGGATCCCGCAGGAGGAGTTCGACACGTTGGGCGTGACCGCACGCAAGCTGCGGCGCCAGATGTTCGCACCCAAGCAGGACGGCGTCCCGCCCGACTTCGTCATGTACCGGCTCAAGAGCCGCAAGCCGACCGACGAGGACGACGGCGAAGCCACGGGGGCGTGACGGGATTCACCCGACCTCGGCCATGAATTCCCGTTGACGCTGCGCTCACAGCGGCTCCCACTCGCACTTTGCCGCCGAGGATGCAGTCTGAACGTCGGTGGCTCAGGCGGATCTGCGGGAGGGTGTGGCGGCCCCCGGCCAAATGGATGCGAAG is a window from the Mycolicibacterium poriferae genome containing:
- a CDS encoding oxygenase MpaB family protein, with the translated sequence MADPSTAPTDHPLGPDSLTWRYFGDVRTGMLGVWIGAIQNMYPQLGAGVEDHSVLLREPLQRVARSVYPIMGVVYDGDRAAATGAQIRSYHKTIKGVDAAGRRYHALNPETFYWAHATFFMLILKTAEYFCGGLTEAEKRQLFDEHVQWYRMYGMSMRPVPTSWEAFQDYWAHKCDEELEINRATLDIFSIRIPKPWFVLMPTPVWDQMFKPMVDAQRWIAAGVFDPALRERAGMRWTPGDEILLRLFGKLVELAFVAVPDEIRLHPRALAAYRRAEGKLPPDAPLVEAPALMAPPRDRRGLPMHYVPARKSLLDRVGSLVHSTFSLAGVRPARGRAEAA
- the rpmI gene encoding 50S ribosomal protein L35 codes for the protein MPKAKTHSGASKRFRRTGTGKIVRQKANHRHLLEHKPSTRTRRLEGRTEVSGNDTKRIKKMLNG
- the infC gene encoding translation initiation factor IF-3; the encoded protein is MCVGSSRTAGSIQGGPISTETRVNERIRVPEVRLIGPGGEQVGIVRIEDALRVAADADLDLVEVAPNARPPVCKIMDYGKYKYETAQKARESRKNQQQTVVKEQKLRPKIDDHDYETKKGHVVRFLEAGSKVKVTIMFRGREQSRPELGFRLLQRLGADVADYGFVETSAKQDGRNMTMVLAPHRGAKTRAKAAHDADAPAAQRKAQPAQEAPTDTPQN
- a CDS encoding adenylate/guanylate cyclase domain-containing protein translates to MDDAESSEPGTDHSSGPLGWLRGVNQHDGVVSAIRRARRALPGDPEFGDPLSVSGLGGPRAAARAADRLLERAAASRELSLGALQVWQALTERVSGRPANAEATLVFTDLVGYSAWSLNAGDEATLRLLRRMAQVVEPPLLESGGHIVKRMGDGIMAVFADPTTAVRSAIAAREAIRSVDVDGFTPRMRVGVHTGRPQRIGSDWLGVDVNLAARVMERATRGELIVSAATLDRIPQEEFDTLGVTARKLRRQMFAPKQDGVPPDFVMYRLKSRKPTDEDDGEATGA
- the rplT gene encoding 50S ribosomal protein L20, coding for MARVKRAVNAQKKRRTVLKASKGYRGQRSRLYRKAKEQQLHSLTYAYRDRRARKGEFRKLWISRINAAARSNDMTYNRLMQGLKAAGVEVDRKNLAELAVSDPAAFTALVEVAKGALPADVNAPSGEAA
- the lysX gene encoding bifunctional lysylphosphatidylglycerol synthetase/lysine--tRNA ligase LysX produces the protein MTVTSPIRAAARSRFRWVPTAAGWTVGIIATLSLLASISPLVRSVIKVPREFVNDYIFNFPDTSFAWAFVLAVLAGALAARKRIAWWALVGYMVAATGWNIADLLSGDESRLAQIGETIGLVFHVAAIVSLLLARGQFWARARRGALAKAAGVLVAGMGIGTLIGWALLELFPGTLARPDRFLYALNRVSAFAGADPDSFSGAPHGLVNAMLGLFGALALMAAAVVLFQSQRADNALTGEDESAIRGLLELYGKNDSLGYFATRRDKAVVFSPDGRAAITYRVEVGVCLASGDPVGDPKSWPQAIGAWLELCLAYGWAPGVMGASAAGAQAFRGAGLNALQLGDEAILHTDEFRLSGPEMRGVRQAVTRARRAGVEVRMRRHRELSADEMGEVITRADAWRDTEDERGFSMALGRLGDPADGDCLLVEAVREDGQVVAMLSLVPWGANGVSLDLMRRSPRSPNGSIELMVSELCLNSEDVGISRVSLNFAMFRSAFEQGTQLGAGPVARLWRWILVFFSRWWQLETLYRSNMKYQPQWVPRYACYEDARLVPRVGVASVIAEGFLVLPFSKRHEQPHTGHHIAAPGTLVATGLLHSDGSAPDVSLPGGPDEDVSHRLPEQVRVRMAKLKALQGEGVDAYPVGSPPSHTVAAALSAQQGTEVSVAGRVLRLRDYGGVLFAQLRDWSAEVQLLLDNSALHAGSTADFTRAIDLGDLLEVSGTMGRSRNGTVSVLVTGWRLIGKCLRPLPDKWKGLTDQEARVRARYVDLAINTEARDLIRARSGVLHAIRETLVGKGFLEVETPILQQIHGGANARPFMTHINAYDLDLYLRIAPELYLKRLCVGGVEKVFELGRAFRNEGVDFSHNPEFTLLEAYQAHADYRVWVDGCRELIQNAAEAANGAQVFWRPRQDGGLEPVDISGPWTVKTVHGAVSEALGESIAPDTDLATLRRLCDAAHIPYLSHWDAGAVVLELYERLVEDRTEEPTFYTDFPTSVSPLTRPHRSIPGVAERWDLVAWGVELGTAYSELTDPVEQRRRLLEQSLLAAGGDPEAMELDEDFLQAMEYAMPPTGGLGMGVDRVVMLITGRSIRETLPFPLAKPR
- a CDS encoding DUF1844 domain-containing protein gives rise to the protein MTEVPEPSSLAAELSVRELADVPAVEVITRAAVMLMSAAAEKLGLSADDPDDSPHRDLDEARRLITGLAGLVTASAEYLGPHAGPVRDGLKSLQLAFREASAAPEEPGKGPGEKYTGPVW
- a CDS encoding TrmH family RNA methyltransferase yields the protein MVAAVKLHRHTGRRRAARFLAEGPNLVEAALRRGLVSEVFVTENAAERFADLLAGAQTQLVTERAAKALSDTVTPVGLVAVCTVPDADLEQVLADGPTLVAVPVGVSEPGNAGTIIRVADAMGADAVVLAGPSVDPYNGKCLRASAGSIFSIPVIAEPDTDAALTGLRDAGLQVLATVLDGSVSLDDVDLARPTAWLFGPEAHGLPPDVVELATARVRIPMAGNAESLNIGSAAAICLYQSARASRRR